In a single window of the Sander lucioperca isolate FBNREF2018 chromosome 19, SLUC_FBN_1.2, whole genome shotgun sequence genome:
- the mycn gene encoding N-myc protein, whose translation MPAIISKNSDLEFDSLQPCFYPDEDDFYFCGPDSAPPGEDIWKKFELLPTPPLSPSRAALPGEPANASPEADPLGFGLGDPLDWASELLLLPEDDIWGASNDVDLFGSALDTNPNNIIIQDCMWSGFSAREKLERVVTEKLGKAISTATGARNVCVKAPEVVSHSSVSECVDPTIVFPFPVNKKNGSRDSTGTVSTSTTNGSAQNDSEEEDDDEDDDEEEEEEEEEDEDDEDDEEEEEIDVVTVEKRRSTINKASPMATGTVTISVHPKSHDARGSGVVSRFVSRAPQELILKRSSVHQQQHNYAAPSPYASDDDPTPPPKKQRTSDAPRPPTRTISSSSSSSSTSCSSLTSASGARSKRSASGDCSPRGSSDSEDSERRRNHNILERQRRNDLRSSFLTLRDHVPELAHNEKAAKVLILKKATEYVSSLETEEMRLQQEKDRLQARRQQLMRRLEQARTR comes from the exons ATGCCGGCGATCATAAGTAAAAACTCCGATTTGGAGTTTGACTCCTTACAACCGTGTTTCTACCCGGATGAGGACGACTTCTACTTCTGTGGTCCCGACTCCGCGCCACCGGGGGAGGACATCTGGAAGAAATTCGAGTTGTTGCCCACTCCGCCCCTCTCCCCGAGCCGAGCCGCGCTACCGGGGGAGCCGGCGAATGCCTCCCCGGAAGCAGACCCCCTGGGCTTCGGCTTAGGGGACCCACTGGACTGGGCTTCTGAGCTACTGCTCCTGCCCGAGGACGATATTTGGGGTGCCTCCAACGATGTGGACCTGTTTGGCTCCGCTTTGGATACTAACCCCAATAACATCATTATCCAGGACTGTATGTGGAGTGGCTTCTCTGCCAGGGAAAAGCTGGAGCGGGTGGTCACGGAGAAACTCGGCAAGGCTATTTCCACTGCCACAGGCGCCAGGAACGTGTGCGTCAAGGCGCCGGAGGTTGTGAGCCACAGCTCGGTGTCAGAGTGTGTGGACCCCACGATAGTCTTCCCTTTCCCGGTCAACAAGAAGAACGGCAGCAGGGACTCAACCGGGACCGTAAGCACATCCACAACTAACGGGAGCGCTCAAAATGATTCCG AAGAGGAAGATGACGATGAAGACGACgacgaggaagaagaagaggaagaagaggaagacgaGGATGACGAGGAtgacgaggaagaggaggagattgATGTGGTTACAGTAGAGAAGAGGCGCTCCACAATCAACAAGGCTTCACCCATGGCGACGGGTACAGTCACCATCTCTGTGCATCCAAAGAGCCACGACGCGAGGGGATCCGGCGTGGTGAGTCGGTTCGTCAGCAGAGCTCCTCAGGAGTTGATCCTGAAGAGGAGCTCGGTCCACCAGCAGCAACACAACTACGCCGCCCCCTCACCGTACGCTTCAGACGACGACCCCACCCCACCTCCAAAGAAGCAAAGGACATCAGACGCACCTCGACCTCCTACCAGAACCATCTCgtcatcctcctcatcttcctccacATCTTGCAGCTCACTCACCAGCGCATCGGGGGCACGCAGCAAGCGCAGCGCCAGCGGAGACTGCAGCCCACGCGGCAGCTCCGACTCAGAGGACAGCGAGCGCAGGCGCAACCACAACATCCTGGAGCGCCAGCGCCGCAACGACCTGCGCTCCAGCTTCCTGACGCTGCGCGACCACGTGCCGGAGCTGGCGCACAACGAGAAAGCTGCGAAGGTGCTGATCCTGAAGAAGGCCACTGAGTATGTGAGCTCACTGGAGACAGAGGAGATGAGGCTCCAGCAGGAGAAGGACAGGCTCCAAGCCCGCAGGCAGCAGCTGATGCGCAGGCTGGAGCAGGCTAGGACTCGCTAA